One window of the Tachyglossus aculeatus isolate mTacAcu1 chromosome 12, mTacAcu1.pri, whole genome shotgun sequence genome contains the following:
- the GUCY1A1 gene encoding guanylate cyclase soluble subunit alpha-1 has translation MFCTKLKDLKITGECPFSLLTQSQVSEEREEECAEGSDICSAALPICREVHEKKVQGNLPQRKTSRSRVYLHTLAEGICKLIFPEFERLFLALQRTLARHKIKENRKSLEKEDFEKILTDEASAAGVPVDILKASLGEELFKICYEEDEHILGVVGGTLKDFLNSFSTLLKQSGHCQEAEKRGRVEEASILCLEKDQDFLNVYYFFPKKITTLIFPGIIKAAAHTLYETEVEVKLLPPCYRNDCSEFVNQPYLLYSVQVKSTKPSISPCKPQSSLVIPASLFCKTFPFHFMFDKDMAVLQFGNGIRRLLNRRDFQGKPNFEENFEILMPKINYSFSGIMTMLNMQFVIRVRRWDNSVKKSSRVMDLKGQMIYIIESGTILFLGSPCVDRLDDFTGRGLYLSDIPIHNALRDVVLIGEQARAQDGLKKRLGKLKATLEKAHQALEEEKKKTVDLLCSIFPGEVAQQLWQGQVVQAKKFNNVTMLFSDIVGFTAICSQCSPMQVITMLNELYTLFDYQCGELDVYKVETIGDAYCVAGGLHKESETHAVQIALMALKMMELSDEVMSPHGEPIKMRIGLHSGSVFAGVVGVKMPRYCLFGNNVTLANKFESCSVPRKINVSPTTYRLLKEYPGFVFTPRSREDLPPNFPSEIPGICHFLDAYHQETNSKAWFQKGDIEDGNANFLGKASGID, from the exons ATGTTCTGCACTAAACTGAAAGATCTGAAAATCACTGGAGAGTGCCCTTTCTCCTTACTGACACAGAGTCAGGTTTCTGAAGAGCGGGAAGAGGAATGTGCAGAAGGGTCGGATATTTGTAGTGCGGCTTTGCCCATTTGCAGGGAAGTTCATGAGAAGAAGGTCCAGGGAAATCTTCCTCAAAGAAAAACCAGTAGAAGTCGAGTGTATTTGCACACTTTAGCAGAGGGCATTTGCAAACTGATCTTCCCTGAG TTTGAAAGGTTGTTTCTTGCACTTCAGAGGACACTGGCAAGGCATAAAATTAAAGAaaacag AAAGTCTTTGGAAAAAGAAGATTTTGAAAAAATACTTACAGATGAAGCGAGTGCTGCAG GTGTTCCAGTGGATATTCTCAAAGCATCGCTCGGTGAAGAACTTTTCAAGATCTGTTATGAAGAAGATGAACACATCTTAGGTGTTGTTGGAGGGACCCTTAAGGATTTCCTAAACAGCTTCAGCACCCTTCTAAAGCAGAGTGGTCACTGCCAAGAGGCAGAGAAAAGGGGCCGTGTTGAAGAAGCTTCAATACTATGTCTGGAGAAGGATCAAGACTTCCTGAATGTTTACTacttttttcccaagaaaataaCGACTCTGATTTTCCCTGGCATCATTAAAGCAGCAGCTCACACACTGTATGAAACTGAGGTGGAAGTgaaacttctgcctccctgctacCGCAATGACTGCAGTGAATTTGTTAACCAGCCCTATTTGTTATACTCTGTTCAGGTCAAAAGCACAAAGCCTTCTATCTCCCCTTGTAAGCCACAGTCCTCCCTGGTGATCCCCGCATCTCTCTTTTGTAAGACATTTCCATTCCATTTCATGTTCGACAAAGATATGGCTGTTTTGCAATTTGGCAATGGCATACGGAGGCTGTTAAATAGGAGAGATTTCCAAGGAAAGCCAAATTTTGAAGAAAACTTTGAAATTCTAATGCCTAAAATTAACTACTCATTTAGTGGAATTATGACTATGTTGAACATGCAATTTGTCATAAGGGTGAGGAGATGGGACAACTCTGTGAAGAAATCTTCAAGG GTCATGGATCTCAAAGGCCAAATGATCTACATCATTGAATCTGGCACCATCTTGTTCTTAGGATCACCCTGTGTTGATAGATTGGATGATTTTACCGGCCGAGGTCTCTACCTTTCAGATATTCCAATTCATAATGCACTGAGGGATGTGGTCTTGATAGGAGAACAGGCCCGAGCTCAAGATGGACTAAAGAAGAGGTTAGGAAAACTTAAAGCCACCCTAGAGAAGGCTCACCAAGCACtcgaagaggaaaagaagaagacgGTAGATCTTTTGTGCTCTATATTTCCTGGCGAGGTTGCTCAGCAGCTCTGGCAGGGACAAGTTGTGCAAGCCAAGAAATTTAATAATGTCACAATGCTTTTCTCTGACATTGTAGGATTCACTGCAATCTGTTCCCAGTGCTCACCTATGCAGGTTATCACCATGCTCAATGAACTGTATACTCTGTTTGATTACCAGTGCGGAGAGTTGGATGTCTACAAG GTGGAGACGATTGGAGATGCGTATTGTGTAGCTGGAGGTTTACATAAAGAAAGTGAGACTCATGCTGTTCAAATAGCCCTTATGGCTCTGAAGATGATGGAGCTATCAGACGAAGTGATGTCTCCCCATGGAGAACCTATCAAG ATGCGAATTGGCCTGCATTCTGGTTCTGTCTTCGCTGGAGTTGTTGGAGTGAAAATGCCTCGTTATTGTCTCTTTGGAAACAATGTAACCCTGGCTAACAAATTTGAGTCTTGCAGTGTGCCACGGAAAATTAATGTCAGTCCAACAACATACAG gTTACTGAAAGAATACCCTGGTTTTGTGTTTACTCCCCGTTCGAGAGAGGACCTACCGCCAAACTTCCCCAGTGAAATCCCTGGAATTTGTCACTTTCTGGATGCTTACCATCAAGAAACAAATTCAAAAGCTTGGTTCCAAAAGGGAGACATCGAAGATGGCAATGCTAACTTTCTGGGCAAGGCATCGGGAATAGACTAA